A single window of Enterobacteriaceae bacterium ESL0689 DNA harbors:
- the prfC gene encoding peptide chain release factor 3: MTMSSCPAEVSKRRTFAIISHPDAGKTTITEKVLLFGQAIQTAGTVKGRGSSHHAKSDWMEMEKQRGISITTSVMQFPYKACLINLLDTPGHEDFSEDTYRTLTAVDCCLMVIDAAKGVEDRTRKLMEVTRLRDTPILTFMNKLDRDIRDPLTLLDEVENELSIACAPITWPIGCGKLFKGVYHLYKDEAYLYQSGQGHTIQEVRVIKGLDNPQLDEAVGKALAQQLRDELELVQGASNTFDKELFLAGEITPVFFGTALGNFGVDHMLDGLVEWAPAPMPRKTDARVVVAEEEKFSGFVFKIQANMDPKHRDRIAFMRVVSGKYEKGMKLRQVRTGKDVVISDALTFMAGDRAHIEEAWPGDIIGLHNHGTIQIGDTFTQGEMIKFTGIPNFAPELFRRIRLKDPLKQKQLLKGLVQLSEEGAVQVFRPLANNDLIVGAVGILQFDVVVARLKSEYNVEAIYEAVNVATARWVDASDIKKLDEFKRKNEVQLALDGGDNLTYIAPTMVNLNLTQERYPDVTFRKTREH, from the coding sequence ATGACAATGAGCTCTTGTCCTGCAGAGGTCAGCAAAAGAAGAACCTTTGCAATTATCTCACACCCGGATGCCGGTAAAACCACGATCACCGAGAAGGTGCTACTGTTCGGACAAGCGATCCAGACGGCGGGTACGGTAAAAGGGCGTGGTTCCAGTCACCATGCCAAATCAGACTGGATGGAAATGGAAAAACAGCGTGGTATCTCGATCACCACTTCAGTGATGCAGTTTCCCTATAAAGCGTGCCTGATTAACTTACTGGACACCCCAGGGCATGAAGACTTTTCTGAAGACACTTACCGTACATTAACGGCTGTAGACTGTTGTCTGATGGTGATTGATGCCGCGAAAGGGGTAGAAGATCGTACCCGTAAGCTGATGGAGGTAACCCGCCTGCGTGATACCCCAATCCTCACTTTTATGAACAAACTTGACCGGGATATCCGCGATCCGCTGACGCTACTGGATGAAGTTGAAAATGAGCTATCGATTGCCTGTGCGCCGATCACCTGGCCGATTGGCTGCGGTAAACTGTTTAAGGGCGTCTATCATCTGTATAAAGATGAGGCTTACCTCTATCAGAGTGGACAAGGCCACACGATTCAGGAAGTCAGGGTTATTAAGGGGCTCGATAACCCACAACTGGACGAGGCCGTGGGCAAAGCGTTAGCGCAACAGTTACGTGACGAACTGGAGCTGGTGCAGGGAGCATCGAATACCTTTGATAAAGAGCTGTTTCTCGCCGGAGAAATCACGCCGGTATTTTTCGGTACTGCGTTAGGTAACTTTGGTGTTGACCATATGCTTGATGGTCTGGTCGAGTGGGCACCAGCACCGATGCCACGAAAAACTGACGCGCGCGTGGTGGTTGCAGAAGAAGAAAAATTCAGCGGTTTCGTCTTTAAAATTCAGGCCAATATGGATCCGAAACACCGTGACCGTATTGCTTTTATGCGTGTGGTATCCGGTAAATATGAAAAGGGTATGAAATTGCGCCAGGTACGTACCGGTAAAGATGTGGTCATTTCGGATGCCCTGACCTTTATGGCTGGCGATCGGGCACACATTGAAGAAGCGTGGCCAGGCGATATCATCGGCTTACACAACCACGGCACTATTCAGATTGGTGATACTTTCACCCAGGGCGAAATGATCAAATTTACCGGGATCCCGAACTTTGCGCCAGAACTGTTCCGCCGCATTCGCCTGAAAGATCCGCTCAAACAGAAACAACTGCTCAAAGGGCTGGTACAGCTATCTGAAGAGGGGGCGGTGCAGGTTTTTCGTCCTCTGGCGAATAATGATCTGATCGTGGGTGCTGTGGGGATATTGCAGTTTGACGTGGTTGTGGCGCGCCTGAAGAGTGAATATAACGTTGAGGCCATTTACGAAGCGGTGAATGTGGCGACTGCCCGCTGGGTGGACGCCAGCGATATCAAGAAACTGGATGAGTTTAAGCGGAAAAACGAGGTACAACTGGCGCTTGATGGCGGCGATAACCTGACCTATATCGCCCCGACCATGGTCAACCTCAACTTGACTCAGGAACGTTATCCTGACGTGACGTTCCGTAAAACGCGCGAACATTAA
- a CDS encoding TatD family hydrolase, translated as MMWPFIDTHCHFDFPPFTGHETESLARAAEKGVRQIIVPAIEADNFARVLALAERHDAIYAALGLHPIIIEHHDEQSLEQLATYVQHRHYKLVAIGEIGLDLYRQNPQFDRQQALLEAQLQLAKRYDLPVILHSRRTHDKLAMLLRKYALPRTGVVHGFAGSLQQAQRFVQLGYKIGVGGTITYQRASKTRHVMATLPLSALVLETDAPDMPLNGYQGQPNRPERIAQVFAALCQLRPEPQHVIAHTLYQNSQQLFRLQ; from the coding sequence ATTATGTGGCCATTTATCGATACTCATTGTCATTTTGATTTTCCGCCGTTCACCGGGCATGAAACAGAAAGCCTTGCCCGGGCGGCGGAAAAGGGGGTGAGGCAGATTATCGTGCCCGCTATCGAAGCGGACAACTTCGCCAGAGTGCTGGCGCTGGCAGAGCGTCATGATGCTATCTATGCCGCTCTCGGATTACATCCGATAATAATTGAACATCATGATGAACAGAGCCTTGAGCAGCTTGCCACTTATGTGCAACATCGCCACTACAAGCTGGTTGCGATAGGCGAAATAGGGCTCGATCTCTATCGTCAAAATCCACAATTTGACCGTCAGCAAGCGCTGCTGGAGGCACAACTACAACTGGCAAAACGCTATGATCTGCCAGTTATTCTGCACTCCCGGCGCACTCACGATAAACTGGCGATGTTGCTAAGAAAGTATGCATTGCCCAGAACGGGCGTCGTACATGGTTTCGCCGGCAGCCTGCAACAGGCGCAGCGTTTTGTGCAATTGGGCTACAAAATAGGGGTTGGCGGAACCATCACCTATCAACGCGCCAGTAAAACCCGTCACGTCATGGCCACGTTGCCATTATCGGCATTAGTACTGGAAACCGATGCCCCTGATATGCCACTGAATGGCTATCAGGGGCAACCTAACCGGCCAGAGCGGATTGCGCAGGTTTTTGCTGCACTCTGTCAGTTGCGCCCGGAACCACAGCACGTGATTGCCCATACCTTATACCAAAATAGCCAGCAATTGTTTCGGCTTCAGTAA
- the cysD gene encoding sulfate adenylyltransferase subunit CysD: MDRKRLTHLRQLEAESIFIIREVAAGFANPTMLYSIGKDSSVMLHLARKAFYPGTLPFPLLHVDTGWKFREMYEFRDRTARDYGCELLVYKNPQGVAMGINPFVHGSAKHTDIMKTEGLKQALEKYGFDAAFGGARRDEEKSRAKERIYSFRDRFHRWDPKNQRPELWHNYNGQINKGESIRVFPLSNWTELDIWQYIYLENIAIVPLYLAAERPVIEREGMLIMVDDDRIELRPGEVISKKKVRFRTLGCWPLTGAIESDAQSLPEIIEEMLISTTSERQGRMIDRDQSGSMELKKRQGYF, encoded by the coding sequence ATGGATCGAAAACGGCTGACGCATTTGCGGCAACTGGAGGCGGAAAGCATCTTTATTATTCGCGAGGTCGCGGCCGGGTTTGCTAATCCAACGATGTTGTACTCCATCGGCAAAGATTCCAGTGTGATGTTACATCTGGCACGTAAAGCATTTTATCCCGGAACGCTGCCTTTCCCCTTGTTGCACGTTGATACCGGGTGGAAATTTCGCGAAATGTATGAATTTCGTGATCGCACGGCCAGGGATTATGGTTGTGAGTTGCTGGTATATAAAAACCCGCAAGGCGTAGCAATGGGAATAAACCCCTTTGTTCACGGTAGCGCTAAACATACTGATATTATGAAAACCGAAGGGCTTAAGCAGGCGCTGGAAAAATACGGCTTTGATGCTGCGTTTGGTGGTGCCCGACGCGATGAAGAAAAATCCCGGGCGAAAGAACGGATTTACTCTTTTCGCGACCGTTTTCATCGCTGGGACCCGAAAAATCAGCGCCCGGAATTATGGCATAACTATAACGGTCAGATTAATAAAGGCGAAAGCATCCGTGTATTCCCGCTGTCTAACTGGACCGAGCTGGATATCTGGCAATACATCTATCTGGAAAATATCGCCATTGTCCCGCTGTATCTGGCAGCTGAACGTCCGGTGATTGAGCGGGAAGGAATGTTGATCATGGTGGATGATGATCGTATCGAGTTACGGCCCGGTGAAGTTATCAGCAAAAAGAAGGTTCGTTTTCGTACCCTCGGCTGCTGGCCGCTCACCGGAGCCATAGAGTCTGATGCCCAATCCCTGCCGGAAATTATTGAAGAAATGTTGATCTCGACGACCAGTGAACGCCAGGGACGAATGATTGATCGTGATCAGTCTGGTTCTATGGAGCTAAAAAAACGTCAGGGCTACTTCTAA
- the deoB gene encoding phosphopentomutase — MKRAFIMVLDSFGIGAAEDAARFGDQGSDTLGHIAEECAKGNASHGRQGPLNLPNLTRLGLAKAHEGSTGTIPPGMDGQADIVGAYGWAQEISSGKDTPSGHWEIAGVPVLFDWGYFDDTENSFPQELLDTLVKRAKLPGYLGNCHSSGTVILDKLGEEHMRTGKPIFYTSADSVFQIACHEQTYGLDKLYELCEIAREELTKGGYNIGRVIARPFIGDKAGHFQRTGNRHDLAVEPPSATILQKLVDEKGGHVVSVGKIADIYANCGITKKVKATGLDALFDATIKEIKEAGDKTIVFTNFVDFDSSWGHRRDVSGYAAGLELFDRRLPELMELVGEDDILILTADHGCDPTWSGTDHTREHIPVLVYGPKVKPGSLGHRTTFADIGQTLAKYFATSDMEYGKAMF; from the coding sequence ATGAAGCGTGCATTTATTATGGTTCTGGACTCTTTCGGCATAGGCGCAGCGGAAGACGCCGCTCGTTTTGGCGATCAGGGCTCAGACACACTGGGACACATTGCAGAAGAGTGTGCCAAAGGAAACGCCAGTCATGGACGGCAGGGGCCGCTGAATTTGCCTAATCTCACTCGCCTCGGACTGGCAAAAGCACACGAAGGATCTACCGGCACCATCCCGCCAGGCATGGATGGTCAGGCTGATATCGTCGGTGCTTATGGATGGGCACAGGAAATATCTTCTGGTAAAGATACACCATCAGGCCACTGGGAAATTGCGGGTGTACCGGTGCTGTTTGACTGGGGCTATTTCGATGATACTGAAAATAGTTTTCCCCAGGAATTACTGGATACGCTGGTTAAGCGTGCAAAATTACCGGGCTATCTCGGGAATTGCCACTCGTCCGGTACGGTCATTTTGGATAAGCTTGGCGAAGAGCATATGAGAACCGGCAAACCGATTTTCTATACCTCGGCTGACTCCGTATTCCAGATTGCCTGTCACGAACAGACTTATGGCCTTGATAAACTGTATGAACTGTGCGAAATCGCGCGTGAAGAGTTAACAAAAGGTGGCTACAATATCGGCCGGGTCATTGCGCGTCCGTTTATTGGCGATAAAGCGGGGCATTTCCAGCGTACCGGCAATCGCCATGATCTGGCAGTAGAACCGCCTTCAGCGACCATCCTGCAGAAACTGGTGGATGAGAAAGGTGGCCACGTGGTGTCCGTCGGTAAAATTGCGGATATCTATGCCAACTGTGGGATCACTAAAAAGGTCAAAGCCACGGGGCTGGATGCGCTATTTGATGCCACCATCAAAGAGATAAAAGAGGCGGGAGACAAAACCATAGTCTTCACTAACTTCGTCGATTTTGACTCTTCCTGGGGACACCGCCGTGATGTTTCAGGTTATGCTGCCGGACTGGAACTGTTTGATCGCCGCCTGCCGGAACTTATGGAACTGGTCGGAGAAGACGACATTCTGATCCTCACCGCGGATCACGGATGTGACCCGACATGGAGCGGCACTGACCATACCCGTGAACACATTCCGGTGCTGGTGTATGGCCCCAAAGTGAAACCAGGATCACTGGGTCACCGTACCACCTTTGCGGATATCGGCCAGACCCTGGCGAAATATTTCGCCACCTCCGATATGGAATATGGTAAAGCCATGTTCTGA
- the deoC gene encoding deoxyribose-phosphate aldolase, producing the protein MTDLSASSLRALQLMDLTTLNEDDTDEKVIKLCHQAKTPVGNTAAICIYPRFIPIARKTLNQQGTPDIHIATVTNFPHGNDDIDIALAETRAAIAYGADEVDVVFPYRALIAGNEKVGFELVKACKEACAAANVLLKVIIETGELKTEALIRKASEIAIKAGADFIKTSTGKVPVNATPESARIMLEVIRDMGVAKTVGFKPAGGVRTAEDAQHYLAIADELFGAEWADSRHYRFGASSLLASLLKALGHGDGKSSSHY; encoded by the coding sequence ATGACTGATTTATCCGCAAGCAGCCTGCGTGCTTTACAACTCATGGATCTGACTACCCTGAATGAGGATGACACCGACGAAAAGGTGATTAAGCTCTGCCATCAGGCGAAAACGCCGGTCGGCAATACCGCCGCCATCTGCATCTATCCACGTTTTATTCCCATTGCGCGTAAAACCCTCAACCAACAGGGTACGCCAGATATTCATATCGCCACCGTCACTAATTTTCCGCATGGTAATGATGATATTGATATCGCGCTGGCAGAAACACGCGCGGCCATTGCTTACGGCGCCGATGAAGTGGATGTCGTCTTTCCGTATCGCGCACTGATCGCGGGTAACGAAAAAGTCGGGTTTGAACTGGTGAAAGCCTGTAAGGAAGCCTGTGCCGCCGCTAATGTATTGCTGAAAGTGATCATCGAAACCGGCGAACTGAAAACAGAAGCCCTGATTCGGAAAGCATCGGAAATTGCCATCAAGGCAGGTGCCGATTTTATTAAAACCTCGACTGGTAAAGTTCCGGTCAACGCAACGCCGGAAAGCGCGCGTATTATGCTGGAAGTGATCCGTGATATGGGTGTGGCGAAAACGGTGGGCTTTAAACCGGCAGGGGGAGTACGTACCGCAGAAGATGCGCAGCATTATCTGGCGATTGCCGATGAACTGTTTGGCGCAGAGTGGGCCGACTCCCGCCACTACCGCTTTGGCGCTTCCAGCTTACTGGCAAGCTTGCTGAAAGCATTGGGTCATGGTGATGGTAAAAGCTCCAGTCATTACTAA
- the cysC gene encoding adenylyl-sulfate kinase gives MVLCDENIVWHSHPITQQQREQHHGHRGVVLWFTGLSGSGKSTVAGALEEALYQRAISTYLLDGDNLRHGLCSDLGFSDADRQQNIRRAGEVAKLMADAGLVVLTAFISPHRRERQYVRERLGEGHFIEIFVDTPLAVCEARDPKGLYKKARAGQLDHFTGIDSQYEPPEEAEIHLDGEQPVTILVRQLLDLLSERNIIRS, from the coding sequence GTGGTCTTGTGTGATGAAAATATCGTCTGGCATAGCCATCCGATCACCCAACAACAACGTGAGCAACATCATGGTCATCGCGGTGTGGTATTGTGGTTTACCGGCTTATCGGGGAGCGGCAAATCCACGGTAGCCGGAGCGCTGGAAGAAGCTTTATATCAACGTGCGATCAGTACCTATTTACTGGATGGCGATAATCTGCGTCATGGTTTATGCAGTGATCTTGGTTTTAGTGATGCTGATCGCCAGCAGAACATTCGTCGGGCAGGAGAAGTGGCGAAATTAATGGCAGATGCCGGGCTGGTTGTGCTGACGGCTTTTATTTCCCCCCACCGTCGCGAGCGACAATATGTGCGTGAACGGCTGGGGGAGGGGCATTTTATTGAAATTTTTGTCGATACGCCGTTGGCGGTTTGTGAGGCGCGGGACCCAAAAGGACTCTATAAAAAAGCGCGTGCTGGTCAATTAGATCATTTTACCGGCATTGATTCACAATATGAGCCTCCCGAAGAGGCAGAAATCCATCTGGATGGGGAACAACCGGTCACAATATTAGTGCGCCAGTTATTAGATCTCCTCAGCGAACGAAATATTATTCGTTCCTGA
- the deoA gene encoding thymidine phosphorylase: MFLAQEIIRKKRDGHPLSDDEIRFFINGIRDNTISEGQIAALAMTIFFHDMSMPERVSLTMAMRDSGTVLNWKGLNLHGPIVDKHSTGGVGDVTSLMLGPMVAACGGYVPMISGRGLGHTGGTLDKLEAIPGFDIFPNDDRFRTIIKEVGVAIIGQTSSLAPADKRFYATRDITATVDSIPLITASILAKKLAEGLDALVMDVKTGSGAFMPTYELSTALAEAIVGVANGSGVRTTALLTDMNQVLASSAGNAVEVREAVQFLTGEYRNPRLFDVTMALCVEMLISGKLARDEAEARQKLQAVLDNGQAAERFGRMVAAQNGPNDFIDNYDKYLPAAPLHRAVYAKGEGFVSEMDTRALGMAVVSMGGGRRQASDPIDYSVGLTDVVCLGDRVDSQRPLAMIHARDEASWQEAAKAVQAAMTLANTAAEKTPTVYRRITE; the protein is encoded by the coding sequence TTGTTTCTCGCACAAGAAATTATCCGTAAAAAACGTGATGGTCATCCATTAAGCGATGATGAAATCCGTTTTTTCATTAATGGGATCCGTGATAACACTATCTCGGAAGGACAAATCGCTGCACTGGCGATGACTATCTTCTTTCATGATATGTCGATGCCAGAACGTGTTTCTCTGACGATGGCAATGCGTGATTCGGGTACTGTTCTGAACTGGAAAGGACTCAATCTCCACGGCCCGATCGTCGATAAGCACTCTACCGGTGGGGTGGGTGATGTCACATCACTGATGCTGGGACCGATGGTGGCAGCTTGTGGCGGGTATGTACCGATGATCTCCGGGCGTGGCCTTGGTCATACCGGTGGTACTCTCGACAAACTGGAAGCGATACCCGGTTTTGACATCTTCCCGAATGATGACCGTTTCCGTACCATCATCAAAGAGGTGGGCGTGGCGATTATCGGCCAGACCAGCTCGCTGGCACCGGCTGACAAACGCTTCTATGCCACCCGTGACATTACCGCAACCGTTGACTCCATCCCCCTGATCACCGCTTCGATTCTGGCGAAAAAGCTGGCGGAAGGTCTTGATGCTCTGGTCATGGATGTGAAAACAGGCAGCGGCGCTTTTATGCCGACCTATGAACTTTCTACCGCGCTGGCGGAAGCGATCGTTGGTGTGGCGAATGGATCGGGCGTGCGCACCACCGCGCTGCTAACCGACATGAATCAAGTGCTGGCATCCAGCGCCGGGAATGCGGTTGAAGTCCGCGAGGCTGTGCAATTCCTGACCGGAGAATATCGCAATCCACGACTGTTTGACGTCACGATGGCATTGTGTGTCGAAATGTTAATCTCTGGCAAACTGGCGCGCGACGAAGCAGAAGCGCGACAGAAGTTGCAGGCGGTACTGGACAATGGCCAGGCGGCAGAGCGTTTTGGCCGGATGGTCGCAGCGCAAAACGGGCCGAATGATTTTATCGATAATTATGATAAATATTTACCGGCTGCCCCTCTGCATCGGGCCGTTTATGCTAAAGGCGAAGGCTTTGTATCTGAAATGGATACCCGCGCGTTAGGCATGGCGGTGGTATCAATGGGTGGAGGACGCCGTCAGGCATCTGATCCGATTGACTACAGCGTTGGCTTAACGGATGTGGTTTGCCTTGGGGATCGTGTTGATAGTCAACGGCCATTAGCCATGATCCATGCCAGAGATGAAGCGAGCTGGCAGGAAGCGGCCAAAGCAGTACAGGCAGCGATGACACTGGCCAATACGGCAGCGGAAAAAACGCCGACAGTTTATCGTCGGATAACCGAATAA
- the cysN gene encoding sulfate adenylyltransferase subunit CysN: MNTTIVQQIAQEGGVEAYLRAQQDKSLLRFLTCGSVDDGKSTLIGRLLHDTRQIYEDQLLSLHNDSKRHGTQGEKLDLALLVDGLQAEREQGITIDVAYRYFSTGKRKFIIADTPGHEQYTRNMATGASTCELAILLIDARKGVLDQTRRHSFISTLLGIKHLVVAINKMDLVNFSEDIFNTIRQQYQTFAHQLPGDNLDIHFIPLSALEGDNVASRSAHMPWYRGQTLLELLNSIEIYRTTDNQPLRFPVQYVNRPNLDFRGFSGTVASGVVRVGQAVKVLPSGTESCVTRIVTFDGDLQQAGVDEAITLVLQDEIDISRGDLLVDAQETLAAVHGARVDVVWMASQPLTAGQSYDIKIAGKKTRASVDKVIYQVDINNLTHCAAASLPLNGIGLVDLIFDEPLVVDKYQDNPVTGGLIFIDRLSNATVGAGMIREPQEQNSPRQVSEFERELNQLIRKHFPHWHARDVSGGK, translated from the coding sequence ATGAATACAACGATTGTCCAGCAAATAGCACAGGAAGGCGGTGTGGAAGCATATCTGCGTGCCCAGCAAGACAAAAGCCTGTTACGCTTCCTGACCTGTGGTAGCGTTGATGATGGAAAAAGTACCTTGATTGGTCGTTTGCTACATGATACCCGCCAGATTTATGAAGATCAGCTTTTATCGCTGCATAATGATAGTAAGCGCCATGGTACTCAGGGCGAAAAACTGGATCTGGCGCTGCTGGTGGATGGTCTGCAGGCCGAACGTGAGCAGGGAATTACCATCGATGTGGCTTATCGCTATTTCTCTACCGGGAAACGTAAATTTATTATTGCGGACACCCCAGGACATGAGCAGTACACCCGCAATATGGCCACTGGCGCGTCTACCTGTGAACTGGCTATTTTATTGATTGATGCGCGAAAAGGTGTGCTCGATCAGACCCGTCGCCACAGTTTCATTTCGACATTACTGGGCATTAAACACCTGGTTGTGGCGATTAACAAAATGGATCTGGTTAATTTCAGTGAAGATATTTTTAACACTATTCGCCAGCAGTACCAGACATTCGCCCATCAGTTGCCTGGCGATAATCTGGATATTCATTTTATCCCGCTGTCAGCGCTGGAGGGGGACAACGTCGCGTCCCGCAGCGCACATATGCCGTGGTATCGCGGACAAACATTGCTGGAATTACTGAATAGCATTGAAATATATCGTACCACTGACAATCAGCCGTTACGGTTTCCGGTGCAGTATGTCAATCGGCCCAACCTCGATTTTCGTGGCTTTTCTGGCACGGTGGCTTCCGGTGTGGTCAGGGTTGGGCAAGCGGTAAAAGTGTTGCCGTCGGGTACTGAATCCTGTGTTACCCGCATTGTGACGTTTGACGGTGATTTACAACAAGCGGGCGTGGATGAAGCGATTACGCTTGTTCTGCAGGATGAGATCGATATCAGCCGTGGCGACCTACTGGTAGATGCACAGGAGACGTTAGCCGCCGTACATGGTGCACGTGTCGATGTCGTATGGATGGCCAGTCAGCCGCTGACCGCGGGTCAGAGTTACGATATCAAAATCGCCGGTAAGAAAACCCGCGCCAGCGTCGACAAGGTTATCTATCAGGTTGATATTAATAATCTGACGCATTGTGCCGCAGCGTCCCTGCCACTGAACGGTATCGGTCTGGTTGATTTGATTTTCGACGAACCGCTGGTGGTCGACAAATATCAAGATAATCCGGTAACTGGTGGCCTTATCTTTATCGATCGGCTGTCCAATGCCACTGTCGGGGCAGGAATGATACGCGAGCCGCAGGAACAAAATTCGCCACGCCAGGTGAGTGAATTTGAACGCGAGCTAAATCAACTGATCCGTAAACACTTCCCACACTGGCATGCCCGTGATGTGTCAGGAGGTAAATAG
- the ftsB gene encoding cell division protein FtsB: protein MGKLTFLLLALLIWLQYSLWFGKNGLHDYRRVYDDVAAQQATNNKLKARNEQLFAEIDDLNGGQEAIEERARNELSMIRPGETFYRLIPDASKRTPPETTQNTQNNQ, encoded by the coding sequence ATGGGGAAGTTAACATTTTTACTATTGGCTTTGCTGATTTGGTTACAGTATTCTCTATGGTTCGGTAAAAATGGTCTGCATGACTATCGTCGGGTATATGATGACGTTGCTGCACAGCAAGCGACGAACAATAAATTAAAGGCACGTAACGAACAGTTATTCGCGGAAATTGACGATCTGAACGGCGGTCAGGAAGCGATCGAAGAGCGTGCGCGCAATGAATTAAGTATGATCCGACCGGGCGAAACATTTTATCGTCTGATCCCCGATGCGTCTAAACGTACTCCGCCGGAAACGACACAAAATACACAGAATAATCAATAA
- the deoD gene encoding purine-nucleoside phosphorylase, translated as MATPHINAEMGDFADVVLMPGDPLRAKYIAETFLKEAREVNHVRGMLGFTGTYKGRKISVMGHGMGIPSCSIYTKELITEFGVKKIIRVGSCGAVRPDVKVRDVVIGMGACTDSKVNRLRFKDHDFAAIADFGMVRDAVDAAKALGIETRVGNLFSADLFYTPDPSMFDVMEKYGILGIEMEAAGIYGVAAEYGAKALAICTISDHLRTHEETTAEERQTTFNDMINIALESVLLGDKA; from the coding sequence ATGGCAACTCCTCACATTAATGCTGAAATGGGTGATTTCGCCGATGTTGTGCTGATGCCGGGTGATCCTCTGCGGGCTAAATACATTGCGGAAACTTTTCTGAAAGAGGCACGGGAAGTCAACCATGTGCGCGGGATGCTGGGTTTCACCGGCACCTATAAAGGCCGCAAAATTTCGGTGATGGGACATGGTATGGGCATACCTTCCTGCTCTATTTATACCAAAGAACTCATCACTGAATTTGGCGTGAAGAAGATTATCCGTGTTGGTTCCTGTGGCGCAGTCCGTCCTGATGTAAAAGTCCGTGATGTGGTCATCGGCATGGGTGCTTGTACTGACTCTAAAGTTAATCGCCTGCGCTTTAAAGATCACGACTTTGCCGCGATTGCTGATTTCGGCATGGTACGTGATGCTGTCGATGCGGCAAAAGCATTGGGTATTGAAACACGAGTCGGTAATCTGTTCTCGGCGGATCTGTTTTACACACCGGACCCCTCCATGTTCGACGTGATGGAAAAATATGGCATTCTGGGCATCGAGATGGAAGCGGCGGGTATCTATGGTGTGGCGGCAGAGTACGGAGCGAAAGCGCTGGCTATCTGCACCATCTCTGATCATCTCCGCACGCATGAAGAAACCACCGCTGAGGAACGACAGACTACCTTTAATGATATGATTAACATCGCGCTCGAATCCGTCCTGCTGGGGGATAAAGCCTGA